In a single window of the Bremerella alba genome:
- a CDS encoding TadE/TadG family type IV pilus assembly protein has product MTQLHRRFDFLSKRARRGVSLLWIIIAFPALVLFLVFAVEIGNIWLARVELEQSLEANALAAVKQWAESGGGDTLDAREVGNAFSIANPVRRQDVDLTDMTLNTAFSNGPDRLNYDNSGMSPNPNQNLVCSDISDYNSYLQPGVMVFGAIVQTEDMGNPAESVIFNADVEPSCFGGGADSPLIVMDVTAQGNLGAGNSDGNEWGVSLTTSSDQDINSSFRIYRIEIDVSPDNFEFEFLPSSTDIGKITDNISEIIDGQQDNFFVGGHLNPNTDVVFSGADGGTVLTIDFLQDGLAPGDRFRFAARVLDGNSVVGGDDIGRTIPTPGQNGTIVRIYASNDGDDLGLILDSYYTDFDEPSNSCVGNPPATQDDLGNDHYIVHPSGIQDLPCPAASGNNNNGQSYIAESIGPGGALFAVRAQATIGVQSVVQSICGFNLGPWGVSAKATAYYDCETNDPKLIRVDVFQCDPPMN; this is encoded by the coding sequence ATGACGCAACTCCATCGACGATTCGACTTCCTGAGCAAGCGTGCCCGGCGTGGCGTTTCGCTGCTGTGGATCATTATTGCCTTTCCGGCCTTGGTGCTCTTTTTGGTATTTGCCGTCGAGATCGGTAACATTTGGCTTGCCCGGGTTGAACTAGAGCAAAGCCTGGAAGCGAATGCTTTAGCAGCGGTGAAGCAATGGGCTGAATCAGGCGGTGGGGATACGCTAGATGCCCGTGAAGTAGGTAATGCGTTCTCGATCGCTAATCCGGTGCGTCGGCAAGACGTCGACCTGACCGATATGACGCTTAATACTGCGTTCAGCAACGGCCCCGATCGTCTCAATTATGACAACAGCGGCATGTCGCCAAATCCAAATCAGAATTTGGTCTGTTCGGATATATCTGACTACAACAGCTATTTGCAGCCAGGCGTGATGGTGTTCGGGGCGATCGTTCAAACGGAAGATATGGGAAACCCCGCAGAGAGTGTTATTTTTAATGCGGATGTTGAGCCAAGTTGCTTTGGCGGCGGTGCAGACTCGCCGTTGATCGTGATGGATGTGACGGCACAAGGGAACCTTGGTGCTGGAAATTCAGATGGAAACGAATGGGGTGTGTCACTCACGACGAGCTCCGATCAAGACATCAATAGTTCATTTCGGATCTATCGAATTGAGATTGACGTCAGTCCTGATAATTTCGAGTTTGAATTTCTGCCAAGCAGTACAGACATCGGTAAAATTACGGATAATATTTCAGAGATAATTGACGGACAGCAGGATAACTTCTTCGTAGGCGGCCATTTAAACCCCAATACAGATGTTGTGTTCTCCGGTGCTGACGGGGGGACCGTTTTAACGATTGACTTCCTGCAAGACGGACTCGCTCCCGGAGATCGCTTTCGTTTTGCCGCTCGTGTCCTTGATGGTAATTCGGTAGTCGGCGGTGATGATATTGGTAGGACGATACCGACGCCTGGCCAAAATGGCACGATCGTTCGTATTTACGCCTCCAACGATGGCGATGACTTAGGGCTAATTCTAGATAGTTATTACACGGACTTCGACGAACCTAGCAATTCCTGTGTAGGCAATCCACCTGCCACGCAAGACGACTTAGGGAATGACCACTACATTGTTCATCCATCTGGTATTCAAGATCTGCCATGCCCGGCCGCAAGTGGAAACAACAACAACGGTCAGTCTTATATCGCGGAAAGCATAGGACCCGGCGGAGCACTATTCGCCGTGCGTGCTCAAGCGACCATCGGTGTTCAGAGCGTCGTTCAGTCCATTTGCGGATTTAATCTCGGGCCCTGGGGTGTTAGCGCGAAGGCCACCGCCTACTACGATTGCGAGACGAATGACCCAAAACTGATTCGCGTCGACGTGTTTCAGTGCGATCCTCCCATGAATTAA
- a CDS encoding alpha/beta hydrolase, which produces MMRLLFALMISGCLFTSNSSAQDEQYSPGPDAERKEGVPQGTVTKHVWDQSEIYPGTVRDYWVYVPKQYEKGKPACLMVFQDGAGFVNEKGHTRVPVVFDNLIHAGEMPVTIGVFIQPGVVPPAKPGQGPRKNRSFEYDTLSDQYVRFLLEEILADVGGQYEISDNPKHRAICGNSSGGICAFTAAWERPDSFGKVVSHIGSFTNIRGGHVYPAVIRKTEIKPIKVFLQDGSNDLDNLHGNWPLANQQMAAALKFVGYDYKFVYGEGKHSARHGGAIFPDTMRWVWSDVVSQN; this is translated from the coding sequence ATGATGCGATTACTTTTCGCGTTGATGATCTCTGGCTGTTTGTTTACCTCGAATTCATCGGCTCAGGACGAGCAATACTCGCCTGGCCCCGACGCCGAGCGAAAGGAAGGGGTTCCCCAAGGCACGGTCACAAAACATGTTTGGGATCAAAGCGAAATTTACCCAGGTACCGTGCGCGACTATTGGGTCTATGTCCCCAAACAATATGAAAAAGGGAAGCCAGCTTGCTTAATGGTGTTCCAAGATGGGGCCGGTTTCGTCAACGAGAAAGGGCACACGCGGGTACCGGTTGTCTTTGATAATCTGATTCACGCGGGAGAAATGCCGGTCACCATCGGTGTCTTCATCCAGCCAGGCGTCGTGCCGCCTGCGAAGCCTGGCCAGGGGCCTCGCAAGAACCGGAGCTTCGAATACGACACTCTCAGCGATCAGTATGTACGTTTCCTGCTCGAGGAAATTCTGGCGGATGTCGGCGGCCAGTACGAAATCTCGGATAACCCCAAGCACCGAGCCATTTGCGGAAACAGTTCCGGCGGTATCTGTGCGTTCACTGCGGCTTGGGAACGGCCTGATTCGTTCGGTAAAGTCGTTAGCCACATCGGCAGCTTCACCAACATCCGTGGTGGGCACGTCTATCCGGCCGTCATTCGCAAAACCGAAATCAAGCCGATCAAGGTCTTCTTGCAAGACGGTAGTAACGACCTCGATAACTTGCATGGAAACTGGCCCCTTGCCAATCAGCAAATGGCCGCCGCACTTAAATTTGTGGGATATGACTACAAGTTCGTTTACGGCGAAGGAAAGCACAGTGCGCGACACGGGGGAGCCATCTTCCCCGATACCATGCGGTGGGTGTGGAGCGACGTGGTGTCTCAGAACTAG
- a CDS encoding DUF6798 domain-containing protein, whose product MNPSTPSEPQEAGQPQTMMSPRWIEFGLIVLFFFLLVGPLTPEVNEPHYLSKARHYWNPAWCPSDHFLNSGDAHGVFYWSFGWITTLVSFPAAAWIGRIICWGAIAYSWQRMIAKIDPRPWVGFYAVVAGAIGIIYLHMAGEWLVGGVEAKCFAYAFAFWALGDALSDRWNRAWIFLGVASAFHVLVGGWMVVCLMFSWLVCPKQRPRLVSILPGLLIGGSISLVGVLPLLLLNGEASPVESSWASYYYVYERLAHHLVVHTFSWQFQVRFALAAIVWAITAWLLRSDDKLRILNGVVAGSVVLVLIGIAIDQIFIVVLQDWLTGTKLLRLYWYRVADVMVPLGLAINAVVLCRQYRLNAPRLTGVCITGLVVLVFLAMAFRIGDRWTAMASPADLSSLVTNPKDWEETCYWIRDHTPEDAIFLTPRLQSTFKWYAQRAEVVTTKDVPQDDLKLLQWRERRGDTHWRSFHNRETLSLAGLTEDDLRELAEKYGIRFVVVDRALARKDKISISWGFPRVYPVSTEQDSSYEVYEITDRKK is encoded by the coding sequence ATGAATCCATCGACCCCCAGCGAACCGCAGGAAGCGGGCCAGCCGCAGACAATGATGTCGCCGCGGTGGATCGAATTTGGGCTCATTGTCCTCTTCTTCTTTTTGCTAGTGGGGCCCCTGACACCGGAAGTCAACGAACCGCATTATCTTTCCAAGGCTCGTCACTACTGGAATCCTGCGTGGTGCCCTAGCGACCATTTTCTGAACTCCGGAGACGCGCACGGCGTCTTCTATTGGAGCTTCGGGTGGATCACGACGCTGGTGTCGTTTCCGGCGGCTGCCTGGATCGGACGAATTATCTGTTGGGGAGCGATCGCTTACAGTTGGCAACGCATGATCGCCAAAATTGATCCTCGCCCTTGGGTTGGCTTTTATGCCGTCGTTGCCGGAGCGATTGGCATCATTTATCTGCACATGGCCGGCGAATGGCTGGTAGGTGGGGTCGAAGCAAAATGCTTTGCGTATGCGTTTGCCTTCTGGGCACTGGGTGATGCCCTGTCGGATCGCTGGAATCGGGCCTGGATTTTTCTGGGTGTCGCCAGTGCGTTTCACGTATTGGTGGGGGGCTGGATGGTGGTTTGCCTGATGTTTAGTTGGTTGGTTTGTCCGAAGCAGCGTCCCCGTCTCGTTTCCATTTTGCCAGGGCTATTGATCGGTGGGAGCATTTCGCTGGTCGGCGTTTTGCCGCTGTTGCTGTTGAATGGGGAAGCCAGTCCGGTCGAAAGTTCCTGGGCCAGCTATTACTACGTTTACGAGCGATTGGCCCATCACCTCGTGGTGCACACATTTTCCTGGCAGTTCCAGGTGCGTTTTGCCTTGGCGGCAATTGTCTGGGCGATCACGGCCTGGCTGCTTCGTAGCGACGACAAACTTCGGATCTTGAACGGTGTCGTCGCCGGAAGCGTCGTGCTCGTTCTCATTGGGATTGCCATCGATCAGATTTTCATTGTTGTGCTGCAGGACTGGTTGACCGGAACGAAACTATTGCGGCTTTATTGGTACCGCGTTGCCGATGTGATGGTGCCATTAGGCTTGGCAATTAACGCGGTCGTTTTATGCCGCCAGTACCGCCTCAACGCTCCTCGTCTCACCGGCGTGTGCATCACCGGACTCGTGGTTCTAGTTTTCTTAGCAATGGCATTCCGGATCGGCGACCGATGGACGGCGATGGCGAGTCCGGCGGATCTTAGTAGTCTGGTGACAAACCCTAAGGACTGGGAAGAGACCTGTTACTGGATTCGAGACCATACGCCTGAGGACGCCATATTTCTTACGCCCCGTTTGCAATCAACGTTCAAGTGGTATGCACAGCGTGCTGAAGTGGTAACGACCAAGGATGTCCCGCAAGACGATTTGAAGCTTCTTCAGTGGCGCGAGCGTCGTGGCGATACCCATTGGCGCAGTTTTCATAATCGAGAAACGCTTAGCCTGGCCGGTCTGACCGAGGACGATCTCCGCGAGTTGGCTGAGAAGTATGGAATCCGTTTTGTGGTTGTCGATCGGGCCCTGGCTCGGAAAGATAAGATATCCATTTCCTGGGGCTTTCCCCGCGTCTATCCCGTCAGCACCGAACAAGATTCCAGTTACGAAGTTTATGAGATTACCGACCGGAAAAAATAG
- a CDS encoding TadE/TadG family type IV pilus assembly protein produces MQSYSYSGVRRARRGIQVLEVLLLFPVLLIATFSFFVLGPTVTVRQTVQHAAEEAAREVAKKTGTQTTTIIAEEVVDQVLAVHGLDLSMPGIRADVWEYDVIGGSIVSTELGDLSLPDPIQPNGIVDPNQDLDDPNQVIVQVTVAIGDTPIPKILSNMNFDITGRYLVHRASAFRDP; encoded by the coding sequence GTGCAATCTTATTCCTATTCCGGAGTGCGAAGAGCGCGACGCGGCATTCAGGTGCTCGAAGTCTTGCTGCTCTTTCCGGTGTTGCTGATTGCAACTTTCTCCTTCTTCGTTCTTGGACCAACCGTTACGGTTCGACAAACCGTGCAACACGCAGCCGAAGAAGCGGCACGCGAAGTCGCCAAGAAGACCGGAACACAAACCACGACCATTATCGCCGAGGAAGTCGTAGATCAGGTCCTAGCCGTACACGGTTTGGACCTCTCCATGCCCGGTATTCGTGCCGACGTGTGGGAATATGACGTCATCGGGGGCTCGATTGTCTCGACAGAGCTAGGCGACTTGAGCCTGCCAGATCCAATCCAGCCCAATGGAATTGTCGACCCGAACCAAGATCTCGACGACCCCAATCAGGTCATCGTCCAGGTCACGGTTGCTATAGGCGATACGCCGATTCCCAAAATATTAAGCAACATGAATTTCGACATCACAGGCCGCTACCTGGTGCATCGCGCATCGGCCTTTCGAGATCCTTAG
- a CDS encoding M28 family peptidase, giving the protein MKPTPAITLVLLLAITSVGCQQQESIASSPDSKQQEVASSSIAVSYPVATYSFSDAQIDSRISEDLNFLASDEQEGRGPYSQGLQASAEYIAEQFSSAGLNTKLIQGEPFQVFASRERVDLGEGNRLAFERADGRSQTVIGDDYRPLSPSISGAFDLPLAFAGYGISSPRDAYDDYAQLDATGKAVIVLRHEPDQAGRTQKFAGSGNSKFAYLSTKVVNAIEHGASAVILVTDEAAIQKEKSGGDKLLSFQIRMPKDFQPKIPVIHMKRSVVDALLKEAGKPSLSEWETSVDENLKPNSFGLGEVRVAGEVEIESSERTQQNVLGVLPGKGELASEVVVVGAHYDHLGYGGSGSLAPWTREIHNGADDNASGTVALLETARQCAAWEGADLRTILFIAFGAEEQGLIGSEYYVRHPLFALENTVAMLNYDMVGRLRKDLLTVYGHNTAEEFEAWIDQAAAKHAINIKKVPGGYGPSDHASFYGRGIPVMHDFTGFHSQYHRPSDDIEHINVPGIRKIVGMNVEILQHLVKDQIVPIKNAEGSVLDLYFGGIGSGGQQPAKENKEGGKRALGVQVGDPQPGGIPIIKVTQGSVAEKAGLRSGDILAGWGATNITSIDELKTAVRGTTLDKKIPVRILRGMIELELEVEFPK; this is encoded by the coding sequence ATGAAGCCTACGCCCGCAATCACACTGGTTCTTCTCCTCGCAATCACCAGTGTTGGTTGTCAGCAGCAAGAGTCGATCGCATCGAGTCCCGATTCCAAGCAGCAAGAGGTTGCTTCTAGCTCCATCGCAGTATCGTATCCGGTTGCCACCTATTCTTTCTCAGACGCCCAGATCGACTCGCGTATCTCTGAGGACCTCAATTTCCTGGCCTCCGATGAACAAGAGGGACGAGGGCCCTATTCTCAGGGGCTGCAAGCATCCGCGGAATACATCGCCGAGCAGTTTTCCAGTGCAGGTCTTAATACCAAACTGATTCAAGGCGAACCTTTCCAAGTCTTTGCCAGTCGTGAGCGTGTTGATTTAGGAGAGGGAAATCGTCTCGCCTTTGAACGAGCAGATGGAAGATCGCAAACCGTAATTGGCGATGATTACCGACCGCTATCTCCGAGTATCAGTGGGGCGTTCGATTTACCGTTGGCGTTTGCTGGTTATGGAATCAGTTCCCCGCGTGATGCCTACGACGACTATGCCCAGCTCGACGCGACCGGCAAAGCGGTGATCGTGCTTCGGCACGAGCCCGATCAGGCCGGCCGCACGCAAAAGTTTGCAGGTTCCGGCAATTCCAAGTTCGCCTATCTCTCGACGAAAGTGGTCAACGCAATCGAGCACGGCGCTTCTGCGGTAATCTTGGTTACCGATGAGGCGGCTATTCAAAAGGAAAAGAGTGGCGGAGACAAACTTCTTTCGTTCCAAATTCGCATGCCGAAGGATTTTCAACCGAAGATTCCAGTCATCCATATGAAGCGTTCGGTTGTCGATGCCTTGCTCAAGGAAGCTGGCAAGCCGTCGCTTTCCGAGTGGGAAACGAGCGTCGATGAAAACTTGAAACCGAACTCATTCGGCCTGGGCGAAGTGCGTGTGGCGGGTGAAGTAGAGATTGAATCATCTGAACGAACCCAACAGAACGTCCTCGGCGTGCTGCCGGGCAAAGGGGAATTGGCTTCTGAAGTGGTTGTTGTCGGGGCTCACTACGACCATCTCGGCTATGGTGGCTCGGGGTCTCTGGCGCCCTGGACGCGGGAAATTCATAACGGGGCCGACGACAATGCTTCCGGAACAGTGGCTTTATTGGAAACGGCCCGACAGTGCGCTGCCTGGGAAGGAGCCGACCTGCGGACGATATTGTTCATTGCTTTCGGGGCGGAAGAGCAAGGGCTCATCGGCAGCGAGTACTACGTCCGCCATCCGCTTTTCGCACTGGAAAACACAGTGGCCATGCTCAACTACGATATGGTTGGTCGCTTGCGAAAAGATCTCTTGACGGTCTATGGACACAACACGGCTGAAGAGTTTGAAGCGTGGATCGACCAGGCGGCCGCCAAGCATGCGATCAACATCAAAAAAGTACCTGGCGGATATGGTCCGAGCGATCATGCTTCATTTTACGGTCGCGGGATTCCCGTGATGCATGACTTCACCGGTTTCCATTCGCAGTATCACCGACCCAGCGATGACATCGAGCATATCAACGTGCCCGGCATCCGAAAAATTGTCGGCATGAACGTCGAGATCTTGCAGCACTTGGTGAAGGATCAGATCGTTCCGATCAAGAACGCCGAGGGTTCTGTTCTCGATCTTTACTTCGGTGGAATCGGATCCGGTGGCCAGCAGCCTGCTAAGGAGAATAAAGAAGGTGGAAAACGCGCTCTAGGTGTTCAAGTCGGAGACCCGCAGCCTGGTGGTATTCCGATCATTAAAGTTACCCAGGGGAGTGTCGCCGAAAAGGCAGGACTTCGCAGTGGAGATATCCTTGCCGGTTGGGGGGCAACGAATATCACCTCAATTGATGAATTAAAGACAGCCGTTCGCGGTACAACGCTCGATAAAAAGATTCCGGTGCGAATTTTGCGCGGCATGATTGAGTTAGAATTGGAAGTCGAGTTCCCCAAGTAA
- a CDS encoding Flp family type IVb pilin, which produces MLTTLKKLWNDERGFVNSMELILIATLAVLGLIVGLATFRDAVTQELGDSAAAVGQLNQSYSVFVGDNNAGGMNPGPQINENNGVVTVTTNLQFVNTQATFNNFSYEDLPDEGDVPDVAGDAPAEITFVAPTNEGGP; this is translated from the coding sequence ATGTTGACTACGCTGAAGAAATTATGGAACGACGAACGCGGGTTCGTGAACTCGATGGAATTGATCCTCATCGCGACACTCGCGGTGCTAGGCCTGATTGTTGGCTTGGCGACTTTCCGCGATGCGGTGACGCAAGAGCTAGGCGACTCGGCGGCAGCCGTAGGGCAGTTGAATCAATCCTATAGCGTATTCGTTGGAGACAACAACGCAGGCGGGATGAATCCAGGCCCCCAGATCAACGAGAACAACGGCGTGGTGACGGTGACCACCAACTTACAGTTCGTCAACACCCAGGCCACCTTCAACAACTTCAGCTACGAAGACCTGCCCGATGAAGGGGACGTTCCAGATGTGGCTGGCGATGCCCCTGCGGAAATCACCTTCGTTGCTCCTACTAACGAAGGAGGTCCGTAA
- a CDS encoding TadE/TadG family type IV pilus assembly protein, protein MVQFRKSKRRAASLLEIIIGLPIVLVLLLAVVQFGLLQSNQQTLKMASRAGAMVAAELVIDGTENNPHEAIVDAIDEVLRHGGILAFDESIETVGRVQLNYSVYDPSTMTVLKSELFFTERCDPPATIYPNYHYVQVTICIPTTRLAPNAMACFGVDYSGRDVMMTSLFRHELSRVNFVPSNP, encoded by the coding sequence ATGGTGCAGTTTCGCAAATCGAAACGCCGCGCGGCCAGCCTGCTGGAGATCATCATCGGTTTGCCGATCGTTCTCGTATTGCTGCTTGCCGTTGTTCAATTCGGCTTGCTTCAGAGCAATCAGCAAACGCTCAAGATGGCCAGTCGCGCCGGCGCAATGGTTGCCGCAGAGTTGGTCATTGATGGAACAGAGAACAATCCTCATGAAGCGATTGTTGATGCGATCGACGAAGTTCTGCGGCATGGCGGGATTCTAGCTTTTGACGAATCGATTGAAACGGTCGGGCGCGTGCAGCTGAATTATTCTGTATACGACCCGAGCACTATGACCGTGCTTAAAAGCGAACTCTTCTTCACGGAACGATGCGATCCCCCAGCGACGATTTATCCGAACTATCACTATGTCCAAGTGACTATTTGTATTCCGACAACGCGTCTGGCACCCAATGCCATGGCTTGTTTTGGCGTCGATTACTCCGGACGTGACGTCATGATGACGAGTTTATTTCGTCATGAGCTGTCTCGGGTCAACTTCGTTCCTTCAAACCCGTAA
- a CDS encoding Flp family type IVb pilin codes for MSLIKRLWNDEAGFVVSAELILIATIAVLGLIVGLSSVRDAVTSELSDVAGALQDVNQSYSYYSIIGHSAAVAGSDYTDMTDFCDGVEDTADSDDNCIEHTGGPVNENSTAPVGSVATGN; via the coding sequence ATGAGCCTCATTAAGCGTTTGTGGAACGACGAAGCTGGTTTCGTTGTCTCCGCTGAATTGATTCTGATTGCAACGATCGCTGTCCTCGGTTTGATCGTTGGCCTGAGCTCCGTTCGTGACGCTGTTACGAGCGAACTATCCGACGTCGCTGGTGCTCTGCAAGACGTGAATCAGTCGTATAGCTACTACAGCATCATTGGTCACTCGGCCGCAGTTGCTGGATCTGACTATACCGACATGACCGACTTCTGCGACGGTGTCGAAGACACTGCCGACTCCGATGACAATTGCATCGAGCACACTGGCGGTCCAGTCAACGAAAATTCGACTGCTCCAGTCGGCAGCGTAGCAACTGGCAACTAA
- a CDS encoding sulfatase-like hydrolase/transferase — protein MLFALLVIAAAILWPDAWRSGSGNAANTPTAQGEPTAQTLPELTADPQALTADDNPHVSEMQNPLTRALDGMLASHGEVFKDSENGLRDQIEDADRRLSGVKSEIRSAMKNANRQIRIPGQNSPLVMLVVLEGVTKDELGFYGEPGKTPLLEALAEQGTVFESCYAGPTVDIARFMLETGSGFSKGKARDNRIAEMMWNSGYRTILVDGANWMSAHDRRQYDEDVLAVVDEKTGLPTKLRFNGAEAKIVSNLNEDADDNVSTTELLVGQSRELLQNRPTKRPVYVEFHFSVTSHDQEIRTQQIAEIDQSIGRLFHAMHVARSGRSMVMVVAGLPGADQPQKKGVLSESNLQVPLMIYRSTKNNVAKIEEPCGLLDVLPTLAGVITSSRVPPHNGMSLLPWMDGKPTSSRRFRWTNPSDEDQFAIRQGPWKAIFGSSQQLFFLPDDPRELNNVAAQHPQVLQGLSGSGPNRTKMNF, from the coding sequence GTGCTCTTTGCATTGCTGGTCATCGCTGCGGCGATTCTCTGGCCCGATGCATGGCGTTCAGGCAGTGGCAATGCCGCGAACACGCCCACGGCACAAGGAGAACCGACCGCGCAGACGCTTCCGGAACTCACAGCCGATCCCCAAGCACTGACTGCCGACGACAACCCTCACGTCTCGGAGATGCAAAATCCGCTCACTCGGGCTCTCGATGGCATGCTGGCCTCGCATGGCGAGGTGTTCAAAGACTCAGAAAACGGACTGCGAGATCAAATTGAAGACGCGGATCGACGCTTGTCCGGTGTCAAATCCGAGATTCGCAGTGCAATGAAAAACGCCAATCGCCAGATCCGCATTCCCGGTCAGAACTCGCCGTTGGTGATGCTGGTGGTGTTGGAAGGGGTAACTAAGGATGAACTTGGTTTCTACGGCGAGCCCGGCAAGACTCCACTGCTTGAAGCTTTGGCCGAGCAAGGAACGGTCTTCGAGTCATGCTACGCAGGCCCTACGGTTGATATCGCAAGGTTCATGCTGGAGACCGGCTCAGGCTTCAGCAAAGGAAAAGCACGAGATAATCGAATAGCTGAGATGATGTGGAACTCTGGCTATCGAACGATTCTTGTGGATGGTGCGAATTGGATGTCAGCTCACGATCGTCGCCAATACGATGAAGATGTTTTGGCGGTAGTCGACGAGAAGACAGGCCTCCCCACGAAATTGCGCTTCAATGGCGCCGAAGCAAAGATCGTTTCCAACTTAAATGAAGATGCCGACGACAACGTTTCCACGACAGAACTTCTCGTGGGTCAGTCTCGCGAGTTGCTGCAGAATCGTCCTACGAAACGTCCCGTCTACGTCGAGTTTCATTTCTCGGTCACATCGCACGATCAGGAAATACGTACGCAGCAGATCGCCGAAATCGATCAGTCGATCGGGCGGCTGTTCCATGCGATGCATGTCGCGCGAAGCGGGCGATCGATGGTTATGGTGGTTGCTGGTCTGCCTGGTGCGGACCAGCCGCAAAAAAAGGGAGTGCTCAGCGAGAGCAATCTCCAGGTTCCGCTTATGATCTATCGATCCACCAAAAATAATGTTGCCAAAATCGAAGAGCCATGTGGCCTGCTAGATGTGCTTCCGACTCTGGCCGGTGTGATCACCAGTAGCCGAGTTCCCCCGCACAACGGAATGTCGCTTCTACCGTGGATGGATGGTAAACCGACGTCGAGTCGCCGCTTTCGCTGGACTAACCCTAGCGATGAAGACCAGTTCGCGATTAGGCAAGGGCCGTGGAAGGCCATTTTTGGTTCTTCCCAGCAACTCTTCTTTCTGCCAGACGATCCACGAGAATTAAACAACGTGGCCGCTCAGCATCCTCAGGTGCTTCAAGGGTTGTCCGGTAGTGGTCCGAATCGAACCAAGATGAACTTCTAG
- a CDS encoding A24 family peptidase codes for MLFFEHPTIMIPQLIILLFVAAYTATGAAWDMKTRKLPNWLTVSAFGLGLVFHTVVGAFTEQGAIGGLLFSLAGFGVGFGILFVLFAIGGGAGGDVKFMGALGAWVGWKAILIIFIGSGLIAAISLAVVFIWSLIAGSAQANDEEKQQSLSDRRLIPYAIPATISAWLVLGGLFTLKWVATSGSPITLEN; via the coding sequence ATGTTGTTTTTCGAGCACCCCACCATCATGATCCCACAACTTATCATTTTGTTGTTTGTCGCTGCGTACACCGCCACCGGTGCTGCGTGGGACATGAAGACCCGCAAATTGCCCAACTGGTTGACGGTCAGTGCGTTCGGTCTCGGTTTGGTTTTCCATACCGTGGTTGGTGCATTTACCGAACAAGGCGCGATCGGCGGACTGCTGTTTTCGCTGGCCGGTTTTGGCGTGGGCTTTGGCATTCTGTTCGTTCTGTTCGCCATTGGCGGCGGAGCTGGCGGCGATGTCAAATTCATGGGGGCACTCGGAGCCTGGGTGGGCTGGAAAGCCATCCTGATAATTTTTATCGGCAGCGGGCTGATCGCAGCGATTAGCCTGGCTGTCGTGTTTATATGGAGTCTGATCGCCGGTTCCGCGCAAGCGAATGATGAGGAAAAGCAACAATCCTTGTCCGATCGGCGTCTGATTCCCTACGCGATCCCCGCAACGATATCTGCCTGGCTCGTGCTGGGGGGATTATTCACGTTGAAATGGGTAGCCACTTCGGGATCGCCAATTACACTAGAAAACTAA
- a CDS encoding SMP-30/gluconolactonase/LRE family protein produces MRILLSVTLLFAFAQWTAAQDMPLSDVLIPGQDWELVADGYRFTEGPAVDANGDVYFVDVPNQLVLKIDHATKQVSTFAQGQGATSGLMFGSDGRLYGSQNRDRKIVAFNTAGKMEVIADDLGANDLVVASNGNIYCTDPKGHQIWLVRPTGEKKVVATDITTPNGIILWPQEGTLVVSDSAGQNLIAYRVEKDGSLRYGAPVYTCRVKEKDASSRADGMAVDSAGRLYVATEVGLQMFDSTARISGVMHKPTDQFLSNVAFAGPELDWLYVTCGNGIYRRPTQATGVRYGKVKAN; encoded by the coding sequence ATGCGTATCCTACTTTCAGTGACGCTGCTATTCGCTTTTGCACAATGGACAGCGGCCCAAGATATGCCTCTTTCTGATGTGTTGATCCCAGGCCAAGACTGGGAATTGGTCGCCGACGGCTACCGTTTTACGGAAGGCCCTGCGGTCGACGCAAATGGGGATGTCTATTTCGTCGATGTGCCGAATCAACTGGTCCTGAAGATCGACCACGCAACCAAGCAGGTCAGCACCTTCGCTCAAGGGCAGGGGGCCACAAGCGGCTTGATGTTTGGCTCAGATGGACGTCTGTACGGAAGCCAGAATCGTGATCGCAAAATTGTTGCATTCAACACCGCCGGAAAGATGGAGGTGATTGCCGATGATCTGGGAGCCAACGACCTGGTTGTCGCTAGTAATGGAAACATTTACTGCACCGACCCCAAGGGGCATCAGATTTGGCTCGTGCGACCTACCGGCGAAAAGAAAGTGGTGGCAACGGATATAACGACTCCCAACGGAATCATCTTGTGGCCGCAGGAGGGAACGTTGGTCGTGTCCGACTCGGCAGGGCAAAACCTGATTGCCTACCGAGTGGAAAAAGATGGTTCGCTTCGCTATGGTGCACCGGTCTATACCTGCCGGGTGAAAGAGAAAGACGCGTCCAGTCGAGCCGACGGAATGGCCGTCGATTCGGCCGGTCGTCTTTACGTGGCCACAGAGGTTGGGCTCCAGATGTTCGATTCGACCGCACGTATCAGCGGGGTGATGCACAAGCCAACCGATCAGTTTCTTTCCAATGTTGCCTTCGCCGGCCCTGAACTCGATTGGCTCTACGTGACGTGCGGCAATGGGATTTATCGACGTCCCACGCAAGCGACAGGAGTGCGATATGGTAAAGTGAAAGCAAATTAG